GAGCACGGGACAGTAATACTTCCTGCATCGCCTAGGTTTTTGGGTATGTCAAACTTTTGAAAAATGGCTTTACATTCTGTGATAATAAACCTAGAAGAGTTTTCAGCGTCTTTTCCTTTATTAGATAACAAGGTTTTTAAATATTTTCCATAATGTGGATTCtcttttaataaatctattaaaggGATATTAACATTTATGTTATTAAAAATATTAGCGAAATTCTCTATACGTATTTGTTGTTTGGCTTTCCTTAGTTGTTGAGGGTATGGAACGGGTTCTaaaggtttgtcaattttaaaagatAAATCTGTTTTCAATGGAGTTTCATCATTACTTTTTGTAGTACTAGCTTCATTAGGTGGTTCATGTTTATTCTCTTGACTAGGTATGACAGGGTCTTGTGTTGTTTTACCACTCCTAGTAGTTATAGCTTGTATTTCTAAATTTCCCCTTGGATTCTCTAAGGTATTAGATGGTAGTGTTCCAGTTTCCCTAAAAGTAATTGCTTAGATAAGGTTCATAGATCCTTTTCTAAATTTAATATCAAACTTTGATGATTATGATATAACTCAAAGATCTTATATAAAATAACATTATTTAATTCATTTTGGTTGTAAATATATCCTCTCATTACGTCTACTAATCCTTTACTTATAGTTTCCTCTTGTGATACATGGGAGATATTTTCTATCATAGGTTTTTCTTTCAATTCTCTTAATTCTCTTTCCAAAACCTCTATCTTTTCCTGTAAGGAAATTATCTCATTTCTAGCTTCAATTTTATGTTCTTGTTGATTTTTATTAAATTGATACCAATCATGTGACTGAACGGCTAAATTGGAAATTAATTGTTGTAAGTCCTCGGGAGTTTTAGAAAAGGGCTGCACCTCCAGCGGCGGTGTCTATTTCTTTTCTAATAGCTATAGTAATATTCTTGTAGAATTACATAAATCTTTGAACATCATTTAATCCATGTTGAGGACATGACTTTATTAATTTTTCATATCTAGTCCAAACATCATATAAAGTTTCTTGAGGTTCTTGTTTAAATTGATTTATTTCATtttgtaatcttatcattttagaaGGTGGGAAGAATCTTTTTAAGAATTTTTCAACCATTTGATCCCATGTAGCAATTTTCCTTTCAGCAAGTTGAttaaaccaatctttagcttctcccttgagTGTCCAAGAAAAAAGGGTAAGATAAATATGTTCATCCTCTATTTGATTATATTTAAAAAGCGTACGCATACTAGCAAAGTTACGGAGATGTTGATAAGCATCTTCTTCAATAGTTCCATTAAAATGACATTCTTCTTTAATTAGGTCTAATATTTGTTTTTCAATAGTGAAATTAGTTTTAATAGTTGGTGAAATTATAGCAGTTCCATGAATTTGTCTTGAAGCTCTTAAGTGATCTTCCATAGAGAGTGTTAAATCATTCATTGTATATTCTAAGTGTTTTAAGTGCTTTAAGTATTTTAAGTTATTCACCAACAAATGGTCGTCAGCGTCTAGGTTCCGGCAGAGCCCTTTAAATAGGAAGCCCAACAACCtttccctaaaggaagacagtcaccaCTTGTATATAGGTGTTTTAGTTTATATTCTTTTGATTCCActgcgattccccggcagcggcgccaaaaagttgatatgtcaaaagtgtgtgcattaATGCGTGCCTTTTTAATCTACTATTAaatttataatatcttaatttatgatttacttttaacaccctaacgagcaacaaaaccc
This window of the Rutidosis leptorrhynchoides isolate AG116_Rl617_1_P2 chromosome 7, CSIRO_AGI_Rlap_v1, whole genome shotgun sequence genome carries:
- the LOC139860341 gene encoding uncharacterized protein, translating into MNDLTLSMEDHLRASRQIHGTAIISPTIKTNFTIEKQILDLIKEECHFNGTIEEDAYQHLRNFASMRTLFKYNQIEDEHIYLTLFSWTLKGEAKDWFNQLAERKIATWDQMVEKFLKRFFPPSKMIRLQNEINQFKQEPQETLYDVWTRYEKLIKSCPQHGLNDVQRFMETGTLPSNTLENPRGNLEIQAITTRSGKTTQDPVIPSQENKHEPPNEASTTKSNDETPLKTDLSFKIDKPLEPVPYPQQLRKAKQQIRIENFANIFNNINVNIPLIDLLKENPHYGKYLKTLLSNKGKDAENSSRFIITECKAIFQKFDIPKNLGDAGSITVPCSFNDSRVYQALADTGASINLMPYSLYKRLGLGELTPTRMSICLADSSFNYPMGIAENIPVKIDKFTFPTEFVVLEMKENDKIPIVLGRPFLRTAAFEFQMQTKTYSLGIGDDIITLNNNL